A genomic segment from Tachysurus fulvidraco isolate hzauxx_2018 chromosome 21, HZAU_PFXX_2.0, whole genome shotgun sequence encodes:
- the nedd4l gene encoding E3 ubiquitin-protein ligase NEDD4-like isoform X3, with product MAANSDTIYGLSEDENESRVLRVRVIAGIDLAKKDIIGASDPYVKLSLYVADENRELALVQTKTIKKTLNPKWNEEFYFRVCPQNHRLLFEVFDENRLAQSGHDRHKNGLLQTRDDFLGQVDVPLNYLPTEDPAMERPYTFKDFLLRPRSHKSRVKGYLRLKMAYLPKNGAPEEESGEMREEAEGWEVDSVDHGGSRRSQQLLPPLPEGWEEKVDNLGRTYYVNHNNRTTQWKRPSTVDVVSETESDNHQRQINQEAHRVFRSRRHISEDLENEQLDPRELDDPLPSQSWDPITEEDFSGINEAVAGPASSATPIQQFSTAEFSEEISMRLSLTPNTNGEMGGATTTGSLLSSRLRSSSMTDGVSDQAQTPSPLTSQSRRTRAQTVTGVEQPLTLPSGWEERKDAKGRTYYVNHNNRSTTWTRPILQHTEDGVSSPAGAVGGAVATTPSSSGHLIEPQMRRPRSLSSPTVTLSTPPEGANSVPLPRVVKDTLSNPQSPQPSPYSSPKSQHKVTQSFLPPGWEMRIAPNGRPFFIDHNSRTTTWEDPRLKYPVHMRVKGALDPGDLGPLPPGWEERVHADGRTFYIDHNTKNTQWEDPRLQSPAITGPAVPYSREFKQKYDYFRKKLKKPTDIPNRFEMKLHRGSIFEESYRRIMSLKKPDFLKSRLWIEFESEKGLDYGGVAREWFFLISKEMFNPYYGLFEYSATDNYTLQINPNSGLCNEDHLSYFKFIGRVAGMAVYHGKLLDGFFIRPFYKMMLGKPITLNDMESVDSEYYNSLKWILENDPTELDLRFCIDEDNFGQTYQVDLKPNGSDLVVTNDNKKEYIDLVIQWRFVNRVQKQMNAFMEGFTELILIDLIKIFDENELELLMCGLGDVDVNDWRQHSVYKNSYCPNHPVIQWFWKAVLLMDAEKRIRLLQFVTGTSRVPMNGFAELYGSNGPQLFTIEQWGTPDKLPRAHTCFNRLDLPAYESFEDLREKLLLAVENAQGFEGVD from the exons GCTCAATCTGGTCACGATCGTCACAAGAACGGGCTTTTACAG ACTAGAGATGACTTCCTGGGCCAAGTGGATGTGCCTCTGAATTATTTGccg ACAGAAGACCCGGCGATGGAGCGGCCGTACACCTTTAAAGACTTCCTCCTCAGGCCGAGAAG tcacaAGTCAAGAGTGAAAGGTTACCTGAGGCTGAAGATGGCGTACCTTCCGAAGAACGGTGCTCCGGAGGAGGAGAGCGGTGAGATGAGGGAGGAGGCTGAg ggttgGGAGGTGGACTCAGTGGATCATGGCGGTTCACGTCGTTCTCAGCAGCTCCTTCCTCCGTTGCCAGAAGGGTGGGAGGAGAAAGTCGATAATCTCGGCCGGACATATTACGTTAATCACAACAACCGAACCACACAGTGGAAAAGACCCAGCACagt TGACGTGGTATCGGAGACGGAAAGCGATAATCACCAGCGTCAGATCAACCAGGAAGCGCACCGAGTATTTCGCTCCAGACGCCATATCAGTGAGGACCTGGAGAACGAGCAACTCGACCCTCGAGAACTGGACGAT cccCTCCCCTCCCAGTCCTGGGACCCTATCACTGAAGAGGATTTCTCTGGGATTAATGAGGCCGTGGCTGGCCCCGCCTCCTCTGCCACGCCCATTCAGCAATTCAGCACTGCAGAGTTCTCAGAGGAGATCAGCATGAGGCTGTCGCTCACTCCTAACACCAACGGAGAAATGGGTGGAGCTACCACAACCGGG tctctcctgTCCTCCAGGTTGCGTTCCTCCAGTATGACTGATGGAGTGAGTGATCAGGCTCAGACTCCCTCACCTTTG ACGTCGCAGTCCAGACGAACCCGAGCCCAAACGGTCACAGGCGTAGAACAACCCCTG accCTGCCCTCGGGTTGGGAGGAGAGAAAAGACGCTAAGGGCCGAACGTATTACGTCAATCACAACAACCGCAGCACAACGTGGACACGCCCTATTCTGCAG CACACGGAGGATGGAGTGAGTTCTCCCGCAGGAGCTGTAGGAGGCGCTGTAGCAACAACTCCTTCGTCCAGCGGCCATCTTATCGAACCCCAAATGCGCAGACCTCGTAGCCTTAGTTCCCCCACCGTCACCCTGTCCACTCCCCCAGAG GGAGCCAATAGCGTGCCGCTTCCTCGGGTGGTGAAGGACACGCTGTCGAAcccacagtcacctcagccATCACCCTACAGCTCGCCCAAATCTCAACACAAGGTCACTCAGAGCTTCCTGCCCCCGGGGTGGGAGATGAGGATCGCCCCCAACGGACGGCCGTTCTTTATCGATCATAACAGCAGGACGACCACATGG gAGGATCCTCGTTTAAAGTACCCCGTTCACATGAGGGTTAAAGGCGCACTGGACCCAGGTGACCTCGGCCCACTTCCT ccgGGATGGGAAGAGCGAGTCCATGCAGATGGAAGAACGTTTTACATTGACCACA ACACCAAGAACACACAGTGGGAGGACCCTCGACTACAGAGTCCCGCTATCACTGGACcg GCCGTGCCGTACTCGCGAGAGTTTAAACAGAAGTATGATTACTTCAGGAAGAAGTTAAAGAAGCCG ACGGACATTCCTAACCGTTTCGAGATGAAGCTGCACAGAGGCAGTATATTTGAGGAGTCCTACAGACGCATCATGTCCCTGAAGAAGCCGGACTTTCTGAAGTCTCGTCTCTGGATCGAGTTCGAGTCGGAGAAAGGGCTGGACTACGGGGGCGTGGCCAGGGAGTGGTTCTTCCTGATCTCTAAGGAGATGTTCAACCCTTATTATGGGCTGTTTGAGTACTCTGCCAC agaTAACTACACACTCCAGATTAATCCGAACTCAGGGTTGTGTAACGAGGATCATCTCTCATACTTTAAGTTCATCGGGCGAGTGGCGGGCATGGCGGTGTACCACGGCAAGCTGCTGGACG GTTTCTTCATCCGACCGTTTTATAAGATGATGCTGGGAAAGCCCATCACGCTGAATGACATGGAGTCAGTG gacagtgAATACTACAACTCTTTGAAGTGGATTTTAGAGAACGACCCGACGGAGCTGGACCTGCGCTTCTGTATCGATGAGGACAACTTCGGTCAG acaTACCAAGTGGATCTGAAGCCGAACGGCTCCGATTTGGTCGTCACCAATGACAACAAGAAGGAGTATATCGA tttggTTATTCAGTGGCGGTTTGTGAACAGGGTGCAGAAACAGATGAACGCCTTTATGGAG GGCTTCACAGAACTGATTCTCATCGACTTAATCAAGATCTTTGATGAGAACGAGTTGGAG ttgcTGATGTGCGGTCTGGGTGATGTGGACGTTAACGACTGGAGACAACACTCTGTGTATAAAAACAGCTACTGTCCAAATCACCCCGTCATCCAGTGGTTTTGGAag gctgtgTTATTGATGGACGCTGAGAAGAGGATTCGGCTGCTGCAGTTCGTCACGGGAACATCAAGAGTTCCTATGAATGGCTTTGCTGAGCTTTATG GTTCAAATGGGCCACAGTTGTTTACCATCGAGCAGTGGGGGACTCCAGACAAACTCCCCCGTGCACACACATG TTTTAACCGGTTGGACCTGCCGGCGTACGAGTCGTTTGAGGATTTGAGGGAGAAGCTTCTGTTGGCTGTGGAGAACGCGCAGGGCTTCGAGGGAGTCGActag
- the nedd4l gene encoding E3 ubiquitin-protein ligase NEDD4-like isoform X4, translating to MAANSDTIYGLSEDENESRVLRVRVIAGIDLAKKDIIGASDPYVKLSLYVADENRELALVQTKTIKKTLNPKWNEEFYFRVCPQNHRLLFEVFDENRLTRDDFLGQVDVPLNYLPTEDPAMERPYTFKDFLLRPRSHKSRVKGYLRLKMAYLPKNGAPEEESGEMREEAEGWEVDSVDHGGSRRSQQLLPPLPEGWEEKVDNLGRTYYVNHNNRTTQWKRPSTVDVVSETESDNHQRQINQEAHRVFRSRRHISEDLENEQLDPRELDDPLPSQSWDPITEEDFSGINEAVAGPASSATPIQQFSTAEFSEEISMRLSLTPNTNGEMGGATTTGSLLSSRLRSSSMTDGVSDQAQTPSPLTSQSRRTRAQTVTGVEQPLTLPSGWEERKDAKGRTYYVNHNNRSTTWTRPILQHTEDGVSSPAGAVGGAVATTPSSSGHLIEPQMRRPRSLSSPTVTLSTPPEGANSVPLPRVVKDTLSNPQSPQPSPYSSPKSQHKVTQSFLPPGWEMRIAPNGRPFFIDHNSRTTTWEDPRLKYPVHMRVKGALDPGDLGPLPPGWEERVHADGRTFYIDHNTKNTQWEDPRLQSPAITGPAVPYSREFKQKYDYFRKKLKKPTDIPNRFEMKLHRGSIFEESYRRIMSLKKPDFLKSRLWIEFESEKGLDYGGVAREWFFLISKEMFNPYYGLFEYSATDNYTLQINPNSGLCNEDHLSYFKFIGRVAGMAVYHGKLLDGFFIRPFYKMMLGKPITLNDMESVDSEYYNSLKWILENDPTELDLRFCIDEDNFGQTYQVDLKPNGSDLVVTNDNKKEYIDLVIQWRFVNRVQKQMNAFMEGFTELILIDLIKIFDENELELLMCGLGDVDVNDWRQHSVYKNSYCPNHPVIQWFWKAVLLMDAEKRIRLLQFVTGTSRVPMNGFAELYGSNGPQLFTIEQWGTPDKLPRAHTCFNRLDLPAYESFEDLREKLLLAVENAQGFEGVD from the exons ACTAGAGATGACTTCCTGGGCCAAGTGGATGTGCCTCTGAATTATTTGccg ACAGAAGACCCGGCGATGGAGCGGCCGTACACCTTTAAAGACTTCCTCCTCAGGCCGAGAAG tcacaAGTCAAGAGTGAAAGGTTACCTGAGGCTGAAGATGGCGTACCTTCCGAAGAACGGTGCTCCGGAGGAGGAGAGCGGTGAGATGAGGGAGGAGGCTGAg ggttgGGAGGTGGACTCAGTGGATCATGGCGGTTCACGTCGTTCTCAGCAGCTCCTTCCTCCGTTGCCAGAAGGGTGGGAGGAGAAAGTCGATAATCTCGGCCGGACATATTACGTTAATCACAACAACCGAACCACACAGTGGAAAAGACCCAGCACagt TGACGTGGTATCGGAGACGGAAAGCGATAATCACCAGCGTCAGATCAACCAGGAAGCGCACCGAGTATTTCGCTCCAGACGCCATATCAGTGAGGACCTGGAGAACGAGCAACTCGACCCTCGAGAACTGGACGAT cccCTCCCCTCCCAGTCCTGGGACCCTATCACTGAAGAGGATTTCTCTGGGATTAATGAGGCCGTGGCTGGCCCCGCCTCCTCTGCCACGCCCATTCAGCAATTCAGCACTGCAGAGTTCTCAGAGGAGATCAGCATGAGGCTGTCGCTCACTCCTAACACCAACGGAGAAATGGGTGGAGCTACCACAACCGGG tctctcctgTCCTCCAGGTTGCGTTCCTCCAGTATGACTGATGGAGTGAGTGATCAGGCTCAGACTCCCTCACCTTTG ACGTCGCAGTCCAGACGAACCCGAGCCCAAACGGTCACAGGCGTAGAACAACCCCTG accCTGCCCTCGGGTTGGGAGGAGAGAAAAGACGCTAAGGGCCGAACGTATTACGTCAATCACAACAACCGCAGCACAACGTGGACACGCCCTATTCTGCAG CACACGGAGGATGGAGTGAGTTCTCCCGCAGGAGCTGTAGGAGGCGCTGTAGCAACAACTCCTTCGTCCAGCGGCCATCTTATCGAACCCCAAATGCGCAGACCTCGTAGCCTTAGTTCCCCCACCGTCACCCTGTCCACTCCCCCAGAG GGAGCCAATAGCGTGCCGCTTCCTCGGGTGGTGAAGGACACGCTGTCGAAcccacagtcacctcagccATCACCCTACAGCTCGCCCAAATCTCAACACAAGGTCACTCAGAGCTTCCTGCCCCCGGGGTGGGAGATGAGGATCGCCCCCAACGGACGGCCGTTCTTTATCGATCATAACAGCAGGACGACCACATGG gAGGATCCTCGTTTAAAGTACCCCGTTCACATGAGGGTTAAAGGCGCACTGGACCCAGGTGACCTCGGCCCACTTCCT ccgGGATGGGAAGAGCGAGTCCATGCAGATGGAAGAACGTTTTACATTGACCACA ACACCAAGAACACACAGTGGGAGGACCCTCGACTACAGAGTCCCGCTATCACTGGACcg GCCGTGCCGTACTCGCGAGAGTTTAAACAGAAGTATGATTACTTCAGGAAGAAGTTAAAGAAGCCG ACGGACATTCCTAACCGTTTCGAGATGAAGCTGCACAGAGGCAGTATATTTGAGGAGTCCTACAGACGCATCATGTCCCTGAAGAAGCCGGACTTTCTGAAGTCTCGTCTCTGGATCGAGTTCGAGTCGGAGAAAGGGCTGGACTACGGGGGCGTGGCCAGGGAGTGGTTCTTCCTGATCTCTAAGGAGATGTTCAACCCTTATTATGGGCTGTTTGAGTACTCTGCCAC agaTAACTACACACTCCAGATTAATCCGAACTCAGGGTTGTGTAACGAGGATCATCTCTCATACTTTAAGTTCATCGGGCGAGTGGCGGGCATGGCGGTGTACCACGGCAAGCTGCTGGACG GTTTCTTCATCCGACCGTTTTATAAGATGATGCTGGGAAAGCCCATCACGCTGAATGACATGGAGTCAGTG gacagtgAATACTACAACTCTTTGAAGTGGATTTTAGAGAACGACCCGACGGAGCTGGACCTGCGCTTCTGTATCGATGAGGACAACTTCGGTCAG acaTACCAAGTGGATCTGAAGCCGAACGGCTCCGATTTGGTCGTCACCAATGACAACAAGAAGGAGTATATCGA tttggTTATTCAGTGGCGGTTTGTGAACAGGGTGCAGAAACAGATGAACGCCTTTATGGAG GGCTTCACAGAACTGATTCTCATCGACTTAATCAAGATCTTTGATGAGAACGAGTTGGAG ttgcTGATGTGCGGTCTGGGTGATGTGGACGTTAACGACTGGAGACAACACTCTGTGTATAAAAACAGCTACTGTCCAAATCACCCCGTCATCCAGTGGTTTTGGAag gctgtgTTATTGATGGACGCTGAGAAGAGGATTCGGCTGCTGCAGTTCGTCACGGGAACATCAAGAGTTCCTATGAATGGCTTTGCTGAGCTTTATG GTTCAAATGGGCCACAGTTGTTTACCATCGAGCAGTGGGGGACTCCAGACAAACTCCCCCGTGCACACACATG TTTTAACCGGTTGGACCTGCCGGCGTACGAGTCGTTTGAGGATTTGAGGGAGAAGCTTCTGTTGGCTGTGGAGAACGCGCAGGGCTTCGAGGGAGTCGActag